The Desulfatiglans sp. genomic interval CTACCCCCCTTATGAATACCTGGATGAAACAGGAAACCCCGCAGGGTATAATGTAGATATCACAAGGGCTATTGCCCGTGAAATGGGGCTTAATGTAGAGATAAGACTTGGTGCATGGTCTGAACAGGTTCAGGCCCTTGAAAACGGTAAGATAGATATTTTGCAGGGCATGTTCTATTCACCTGCCCGTGATCTGAAATTTGACTTTACCCAGCCACATACTGTCAGCCATTATGTCTCAGTGGTGAGAAAGGGCGAAGGCGAGGCGCCCTCTTCAATAAACGAACTCAAAAACAAAAGAATTGTAGTGCAGAAGGAAGATATCCTGCATGATTTTATCCTGGAAAACGACCTTGAAGAACAGGTATTCCCTGTTTCCGACCAGGAAGAGGCGCTTCGTGAATTGTCTGAGGGTAAATATGATTGTGCCCTAGTTTCTCTTGTTTCAGCGCATTACCTGATAGATAAGAATAAATGGACAAATCTTGCTACAGGTAAAAAGGCTATCCTGATCTCTGATTACTGTTTTGCAGCGGCAAACGGCCAGAAGGCCCTGCTCGCCAAATTCAGTGAAGGGCTGAAATCACTTGAGAGCAGCGGAGAATACCGGAAAATATATGATAAATGGCTTGGTGTTTACAGAGAAGAGCCTGCATCGTTTATTTCTGTAATTCGTAATGCTGCGATAGTAATTATCCCTTTGCTTGGGATAGCCCTGATTGCCTTCATGTGGACATGGACCTTAAGAAGACAGGTGGCTCATAAAACCATAGCCCTGCAGGAAAGCATGGAAAGATTCAGATATATATTTGAGGCATCAAATGTTGGCAAGTCAATCACCATGCCTGACGGAAGATTGAACACAAACAGGGCATTTGCTGATTTTTTGGGATATACTACAGAGGAATTAAAAGAGGTAAAATGGCAGGATATCACACCTTCTGAAGATATTGAGGCCATAGAAAAGATTACAAAATCGCTGCTTGCGGGAGATAAGGATTCAGCTCGCTTTGAAAAGAGGTATATTCATAAAAGCGGAAAGATTCTCTGGGCTGATGTAAGCGTTGCAATGAGGCAGGATGCTAAAGGCAATCCCCTCTATTTCATTTCAACCATTGTTGATATCAGCAATAGAAAATTGGCAGAAGAGGCGCTCAGAAACAGCGAGGAATATCAGCGTGCAATGATCTCCTGCTCGCCTGTGGCGCTGTATTCAACTGATACTGGCGGTATTGTACTGAGTTGGAACATATCTGCTCAAAAGATTTTCGGATGGAGTGCAGAAGAGGTAATAGGCAAACCCCTGCCGATTGTACCTGAAGACAGGATTAATGAATATCACACACTGAGGCGAATCGTTCTTGAAGAGGGGCCTTTTACTGGCAAAGAACTTTTACACATCAAGAAGGACGGCACTCTCTTTACTGTAAAACTATCTGTTGCGCCAATCAGAAATGATAAGGGGAAAATTATTGGTATTTTTTCTGCTGCCGAGGATATCACTGAAAAGAAGAAAAATGAGGCTGAACAGGAAAAGCTCAGGTCTCAGCTTTTACAGGCCCAAAAAATGGAATCTGTGGGACGTCTGGCCGGGGGTGTTGCCCATGATTACAATAATATGCTGGGTGTGATCATCGGATATACCGAACTGCTTGCTGATACAATAGACCATGAAGACCCCTTGCAGGAATATCTAAAGGAGATCATGAAGGCTGCTATGCGATCTACAGATATTACAAAACAATTGCTGGCCTTTGCCAGAAAGCAGACTATTGAACCAAAGATACTTGATCTTAATGAAACTGTCGAAGGCATGCTTAAGATGCTGCGCCGACTTATAGGTGAAAATATTGATCTTTTATGGGAACCACGTTCAGGCCTTTGGCCGGTAAAAATGGACCCGTCACAGCTTGATCAGATACTCGCAAACTTATGTGTTAATTCAATAGATGCTATTTCTGATGTTGGTAAGATTACCATTGAAACAGATAAGGTTTGTATTGATGATGATTATTGCGAAGGGCAGCCTGGTTTTTTACCGGGTGAATATGTGATGCTGGTAGTAAGTGATAATGGATGCGGAATGAGCAGAGATACCCTTGATAAATTGTTTGAACCATTTTTTACTACAAAGGAAGTTGGTAAGGGAACCGGGCTAGGGCTTGCCATGATCTATGGCATTGTTAAACAAAATAATGGTTTTATAAATGTTTACAGTGAGCCGGGAAAAGGCACAACCTTCAGGATATATCTTCCCCGTCATGCTGAGGCTGTCGCCTCTGTTGAAAAATCCGATAATAATGAAATTCCATTGGCAAACGGCGAAACAGTAATAGTAGTGGAGGATGAACCCTCAATACTACGGCTCACAAAGTCAATGCTTGAAAGAATGGGTTACACTGTCCTTGCAGCATCAACCCCGGATATAGCAGGCACTATGGCAAAGGAACACCCTGGAGCGATTGACCTTCTGATTACAGATGTTGTTATGCCCGGAATGAATGGGCGGGATCTGGCAGGGATTATGCGGAAAGAGTATCCTGAACTTAAGGTGCTTTTCATGTCCGGCTACACAGCCAATGTTATTGCTCATCACGGGGTGCTTGATAAAGGTATTCAGTTTATTCAGAAACCTTTTTCACAAAGAGAGCTTGCAGTAAAGGTTCACGATGCGCTTAAGAGTTAATAGCAGGCTGAAGCGGTTTAGACTAAAGGCTGTTAGGTATTTCTGCTTTTTAGCCTGCTTTCCTAAAAGCCTATAGCCTACAGCCTGTGTTTTGCTATTACAACGTACCTGTTCGTAACACCCAGAATCCGCTTTTTCTGCATTGCTGCCACCACATTGGCCTGAAATCTCTCGGATGACATGGGGGCCTGTATGAAATGTG includes:
- a CDS encoding transporter substrate-binding domain-containing protein, which codes for MMNKCHGTKLKALDFIKAGFFLVIFVLFSFSAIFAEEMAFEKAGVILSASEIDYPPFSIIDDQGETGGFSVELMRAALDAMGIDVTFRTGTWAEVRGLLEKGEVQALPIVGRTPERERLFDFTVPYMTLHGAIVVRNKETGISDISDLIGRKVLVMKGDNAEEFLLREDRGIEIHTVPTFEMALKELALGNCDAVVMQRLVAIRLIEKTGFTDLHVIDKPIEGFRQDFCFAVREGDRETLALLNEGLAIVMANGVYRHLHSKWFASMQLPSDRPIIVGGDLNYPPYEYLDETGNPAGYNVDITRAIAREMGLNVEIRLGAWSEQVQALENGKIDILQGMFYSPARDLKFDFTQPHTVSHYVSVVRKGEGEAPSSINELKNKRIVVQKEDILHDFILENDLEEQVFPVSDQEEALRELSEGKYDCALVSLVSAHYLIDKNKWTNLATGKKAILISDYCFAAANGQKALLAKFSEGLKSLESSGEYRKIYDKWLGVYREEPASFISVIRNAAIVIIPLLGIALIAFMWTWTLRRQVAHKTIALQESMERFRYIFEASNVGKSITMPDGRLNTNRAFADFLGYTTEELKEVKWQDITPSEDIEAIEKITKSLLAGDKDSARFEKRYIHKSGKILWADVSVAMRQDAKGNPLYFISTIVDISNRKLAEEALRNSEEYQRAMISCSPVALYSTDTGGIVLSWNISAQKIFGWSAEEVIGKPLPIVPEDRINEYHTLRRIVLEEGPFTGKELLHIKKDGTLFTVKLSVAPIRNDKGKIIGIFSAAEDITEKKKNEAEQEKLRSQLLQAQKMESVGRLAGGVAHDYNNMLGVIIGYTELLADTIDHEDPLQEYLKEIMKAAMRSTDITKQLLAFARKQTIEPKILDLNETVEGMLKMLRRLIGENIDLLWEPRSGLWPVKMDPSQLDQILANLCVNSIDAISDVGKITIETDKVCIDDDYCEGQPGFLPGEYVMLVVSDNGCGMSRDTLDKLFEPFFTTKEVGKGTGLGLAMIYGIVKQNNGFINVYSEPGKGTTFRIYLPRHAEAVASVEKSDNNEIPLANGETVIVVEDEPSILRLTKSMLERMGYTVLAASTPDIAGTMAKEHPGAIDLLITDVVMPGMNGRDLAGIMRKEYPELKVLFMSGYTANVIAHHGVLDKGIQFIQKPFSQRELAVKVHDALKS